A genomic window from Actinomycetaceae bacterium MB13-C1-2 includes:
- a CDS encoding LssY C-terminal domain-containing protein: MRESRLSVLVNGFFFLLAGVAAVWALVAVFFDSHEHNWTLVLFIVALWAVVAYWFLPRIHKVLSAMYVPNYFIGRSRTSEGIMGDPINIAFDGSADHIHRMMQAAGWTLAEPVNLSSGLKIVEATVTRKSYPTAPVSTLEVFERMQDFAYQQEIGGSPGKRHHIRFWHCPPDWPLPGGRRVGWVAAGTYDRSVGLSLFTLQVTHKIGDDIDGERDHVLDSLREVDPNLRVDWIEDFSTAYHSRNGGGDLIATDGNLAIVDLTEVPRTVPTPDLKAIESMAEAPDPTADDPRVEIEKIPRPGGVYLAVAVILAMVAAEAWRMIRIIADPKVVDSLNIPNLAPEHVFTAGIVISAALIVLLILLGLGMWFGYRGARIALVLVVGFEVVHTFLLWVARDYAIDRYSNMLSLSIAIIMLVVLTSPSVTSFALSRVEFRRQRDAYLQQLA, translated from the coding sequence GTGCGCGAATCGAGATTGTCCGTGCTGGTCAACGGATTCTTCTTCCTGCTAGCGGGTGTCGCGGCGGTTTGGGCACTGGTGGCAGTCTTCTTCGATTCTCACGAGCATAACTGGACGCTGGTCCTCTTTATCGTTGCTCTGTGGGCGGTCGTCGCGTATTGGTTTTTGCCCCGTATTCACAAGGTTCTCAGCGCGATGTACGTGCCGAACTACTTCATCGGTCGTTCCCGAACCAGCGAAGGAATTATGGGCGACCCGATAAACATTGCCTTTGATGGGTCTGCCGATCACATCCACCGAATGATGCAGGCGGCCGGTTGGACCCTGGCTGAGCCGGTCAACCTGAGTTCTGGCCTCAAGATCGTCGAGGCGACTGTGACACGTAAGTCGTATCCGACTGCTCCGGTCTCGACCTTAGAGGTCTTCGAGAGGATGCAGGACTTTGCCTATCAACAGGAGATTGGGGGTAGCCCTGGAAAGAGGCACCACATCAGGTTTTGGCACTGCCCGCCTGACTGGCCGCTGCCCGGTGGGCGAAGGGTTGGCTGGGTGGCTGCGGGAACCTACGACCGGTCGGTGGGCCTATCGCTGTTCACCCTGCAGGTGACGCACAAAATAGGCGACGATATCGACGGTGAACGTGATCATGTGCTTGATTCACTCCGCGAGGTTGATCCCAATCTGAGGGTTGACTGGATAGAAGACTTCTCGACGGCCTATCACTCCCGCAATGGCGGAGGGGATCTGATCGCTACTGACGGTAACCTGGCGATTGTTGACCTTACTGAGGTGCCGCGAACGGTTCCCACCCCCGACCTCAAGGCAATCGAATCAATGGCCGAGGCCCCGGACCCGACTGCAGACGACCCAAGAGTCGAAATAGAAAAGATTCCCCGTCCGGGTGGCGTCTACTTGGCAGTCGCAGTCATACTGGCAATGGTGGCTGCCGAGGCATGGAGAATGATAAGAATCATTGCCGATCCTAAAGTGGTGGATTCGCTGAACATTCCGAATCTCGCTCCGGAACATGTTTTCACTGCCGGTATAGTTATCTCGGCGGCGCTGATCGTCCTGCTCATCCTGCTAGGACTGGGAATGTGGTTTGGATACCGCGGAGCTCGTATCGCTCTGGTTCTGGTGGTCGGTTTCGAGGTGGTTCATACGTTCCTGCTATGGGTGGCAAGGGACTATGCAATCGACCGGTACTCAAACATGCTCTCCCTGAGCATCGCAATCATTATGTTGGTGGTGCTGACCTCCCCTTCGGTAACCAGCTTTGCCCTCTCTAGGGTCGAGTTTCGTCGACAGCGAGACGCCTACCTACAACAGTTGGCGTGA
- a CDS encoding 16S rRNA (uracil(1498)-N(3))-methyltransferase, producing MTASVFFAPEVLVDGHRTPLRQVTTSSSTLILDGDEGRHAARVQRIRPGERLDLVDGQGVRVVSEAVGTNQDGLEVRAMRAIQEMPRSPELILVQALAKGGRDEQAIETATELGVDRVIPWQADRSIVKWSPQKVKRGVERWQKVLTAAMKQSRRAFLPGIGDPVSSKQLTAEVGSWTESGDLVLVCHEEATVPLSQVLASTASNGVAPARVVLLVGPEGGVSPEEIDGFKEAGATPVILGPEVLRSSTAGPAALVAANLHLGRW from the coding sequence GTGACTGCATCAGTTTTTTTCGCGCCGGAGGTGCTGGTTGACGGCCACCGAACTCCACTTCGACAGGTAACGACGTCTAGTTCGACTTTGATTCTTGACGGGGATGAGGGACGTCACGCCGCTAGAGTTCAGCGGATCCGTCCGGGTGAGCGCCTAGATTTGGTTGACGGTCAGGGCGTGCGAGTCGTGTCCGAGGCGGTCGGGACAAACCAGGACGGTCTCGAGGTTCGTGCTATGCGGGCGATACAAGAGATGCCTCGAAGCCCCGAACTGATTTTGGTTCAGGCGCTTGCTAAAGGTGGGCGAGATGAGCAGGCAATCGAGACTGCGACGGAGCTCGGGGTTGATCGGGTGATCCCCTGGCAGGCCGACCGAAGCATAGTGAAGTGGAGTCCGCAGAAGGTTAAGCGAGGAGTCGAGCGCTGGCAGAAGGTACTAACTGCGGCAATGAAACAGTCCCGGAGAGCGTTTCTCCCCGGTATCGGAGACCCGGTGTCTTCCAAACAACTCACCGCCGAAGTTGGTAGTTGGACCGAGTCGGGTGATCTGGTGTTGGTCTGTCATGAAGAAGCCACAGTTCCTCTGTCGCAGGTCTTGGCTTCGACCGCCTCAAACGGAGTGGCCCCCGCCAGAGTTGTATTGCTCGTTGGCCCCGAAGGGGGAGTCAGCCCAGAGGAGATTGACGGTTTCAAGGAAGCGGGTGCTACGCCCGTCATCTTGGGCCCCGAAGTGCTTCGCAGCTCGACTGCCGGTCCCGCAGCCCTGGTCGCTGCAAACCTGCATCTGGGCCGCTGGTGA
- the ybeY gene encoding rRNA maturation RNase YbeY, with product MTVEVINETDVDINIVEFTDLAEYVMHQMHVGSGAELCIMFIDPDPMAELHEQWLDLPGPTDVMSFPMDELKPGTPASPTGEGVLGDVCICPQVAAEQALAAGHSKEEEMLLLATHGILHLLGYDHAEPDEKEVMFALQRRLLLTFLAQN from the coding sequence ATGACGGTCGAGGTAATAAACGAAACGGATGTGGACATCAACATTGTTGAGTTCACTGATCTGGCCGAGTATGTAATGCATCAGATGCACGTCGGTTCCGGAGCGGAGCTATGCATCATGTTTATCGATCCTGATCCGATGGCGGAGCTCCACGAGCAGTGGCTTGATCTTCCAGGTCCCACGGATGTTATGAGCTTTCCAATGGATGAACTGAAGCCCGGGACGCCCGCAAGTCCGACAGGCGAGGGCGTCCTCGGGGACGTGTGCATCTGTCCTCAGGTGGCGGCGGAACAGGCACTTGCTGCAGGGCACTCCAAAGAAGAAGAGATGCTGCTTCTTGCAACCCACGGCATCCTTCACCTTTTGGGCTACGACCATGCTGAGCCCGACGAAAAAGAAGTGATGTTTGCACTGCAGCGCAGGCTGCTACTGACCTTCCTAGCGCAGAACTGA
- a CDS encoding J domain-containing protein, which translates to MRDYYEVLGVSRDATVEEIRRSYRKKARELHPDYAGPESEEAFKELSVAYETLSDPKKRQMYDLRGPGSFNGGGGGDPFGGSFGFADLFDAMFSGSGFTSAMPQPATGRPGRDTKVAVEITLEEVVFGTEKQVILDTAMVCGTCNGTCCAPGTSPIMCTQCNGTGSVTRMQSSLLGPIRMAVPCSNCDGRGRLIQTPCPECSGEGRVRATRTISVSVPSGVENGSRIKLRGQGEAGAQGGSSGDLYVEIRVKSDKLFSRQGFDLHTSVTVPVTTAALGVVFPLSTFDGDRDVEIHPGIQPGEEVVLKGLGITRPGGSTRGNLVVHVGVEVPTKLDDRSRELLEELAAHRGEDTGERPRAKSSVFGRIKDALGA; encoded by the coding sequence GTGAGGGACTACTACGAGGTCCTGGGCGTAAGTCGTGACGCGACCGTCGAGGAAATCCGTCGGTCATACCGTAAGAAGGCACGCGAACTGCACCCTGACTATGCCGGACCTGAGTCTGAGGAAGCGTTTAAAGAGCTCTCAGTCGCATACGAAACACTGTCCGATCCGAAGAAACGCCAGATGTACGATTTGCGTGGACCTGGTTCCTTCAATGGCGGAGGCGGAGGCGATCCGTTCGGTGGATCTTTCGGCTTCGCTGACCTTTTCGATGCGATGTTCTCGGGGAGCGGGTTTACTTCTGCGATGCCGCAACCCGCGACCGGCAGGCCGGGACGTGACACCAAGGTAGCGGTCGAGATCACCCTCGAGGAAGTAGTCTTCGGCACCGAGAAGCAGGTTATCTTGGACACCGCGATGGTCTGCGGTACCTGCAACGGCACCTGCTGTGCTCCCGGAACCTCGCCGATCATGTGTACCCAGTGCAACGGCACCGGTTCTGTTACCCGTATGCAGTCCTCCCTTCTAGGACCGATTCGGATGGCGGTTCCCTGCAGCAACTGTGATGGTCGAGGTCGTCTTATTCAGACTCCGTGTCCAGAGTGCTCGGGAGAGGGAAGAGTTCGCGCCACCAGAACCATCTCTGTTTCTGTTCCCTCCGGGGTCGAGAACGGAAGTCGAATCAAGCTTCGAGGACAGGGCGAGGCCGGTGCCCAGGGCGGCTCGAGCGGAGACCTCTACGTCGAGATCAGGGTAAAGTCCGACAAGCTGTTTTCGCGCCAGGGATTTGACCTGCACACCAGTGTCACCGTTCCAGTAACAACGGCCGCGCTCGGGGTTGTGTTCCCGCTGAGCACCTTCGACGGAGACCGCGACGTCGAGATTCATCCCGGCATCCAGCCCGGTGAGGAAGTGGTACTAAAGGGGCTCGGAATCACTCGACCGGGAGGTTCGACTCGCGGCAACCTGGTGGTTCACGTGGGGGTCGAGGTGCCGACAAAGCTGGATGACCGCTCGCGGGAACTCCTCGAAGAACTGGCAGCACACCGGGGTGAAGACACCGGAGAGCGTCCCAGGGCCAAGTCTTCGGTCTTTGGGCGAATCAAGGACGCGCTAGGCGCATAG
- the leuA gene encoding 2-isopropylmalate synthase, with protein MPVAKYRPFSETNPISLPERTWPDKQIVAAPRWLSTDLRDGNQALVEPMDPARKRLMFDLLVRMGFKEIEIGFPAASQTDFDFVRSLVDEGAVPDDVVVSVLTQSRQDIIRRTVESLAGLKQANIHIYNATSPTFREVVFGNDPVSTVKLATSGVAQIMSDAQEILGENTVVGLEYSPEIFIDTEPEFALEICEAVMDTWEPGPDRELIINLPATIERSTPNVYADQIEFMSRNLTRREHVSLSVHPHNDRGSAVAAAELAMLAGADRVEGCLFGQGERTGNVDLVTLALNLYTQGIDPQLDISDIDEIRRTVEYCTSMEVPPRTPYAGDLVYTSFSGSHQDAIRKGFAVRGRLVKEAGNEEDVVWEIPYLPIDPADVGRSYEAVVRVNSQSGKGGVAFLMSSAHNLELPRRLQIDFSKIVQGKTEALGGEVDADAMWKIFADEYLPNDAADGLEPWGRFVLGKTSVDADEDGAHLRAEIRDRGEVVELRADGSGPIDAFVNAIQQQGYDFHILDYSEHAMGAGHDAKAASYVEAEVDGQVVWGVGIDPSIARATYRAVISALNRALRDVNTVRD; from the coding sequence ATGCCGGTGGCAAAATATCGGCCGTTTAGTGAAACCAACCCAATCAGTCTGCCGGAGCGAACCTGGCCCGATAAACAGATAGTTGCGGCACCGCGCTGGCTTTCGACCGATCTGCGTGACGGAAACCAGGCGCTGGTCGAACCCATGGACCCCGCGCGCAAGCGACTGATGTTTGACCTGCTAGTCCGAATGGGATTCAAAGAAATCGAGATCGGATTTCCTGCGGCATCGCAAACAGACTTTGACTTTGTACGATCTCTGGTAGATGAAGGCGCGGTTCCCGATGATGTCGTCGTTTCCGTTCTGACCCAGTCTCGCCAGGACATCATTCGAAGAACGGTGGAGTCCCTCGCCGGTTTGAAGCAGGCCAACATTCACATTTACAACGCAACATCGCCAACGTTCCGCGAGGTTGTCTTCGGTAATGACCCAGTCTCAACCGTCAAGTTGGCGACTTCCGGGGTCGCGCAGATTATGAGCGATGCTCAGGAGATTCTCGGAGAAAACACTGTCGTGGGGTTGGAGTACTCGCCCGAGATTTTCATTGACACCGAGCCCGAGTTTGCACTTGAGATCTGCGAGGCGGTGATGGATACCTGGGAGCCCGGACCCGACCGAGAACTGATCATCAATCTACCCGCAACGATCGAGCGCAGCACCCCCAATGTCTACGCCGACCAGATTGAGTTCATGTCACGCAACCTAACCCGCCGCGAGCATGTTTCACTGTCTGTTCACCCGCACAACGATCGTGGCAGTGCTGTTGCCGCCGCCGAACTAGCAATGCTGGCTGGGGCCGACCGCGTGGAGGGCTGTTTGTTTGGGCAGGGCGAACGCACCGGAAATGTTGATCTGGTAACGCTGGCTCTTAATCTTTATACCCAGGGGATTGATCCGCAGCTGGATATCTCTGACATTGACGAGATTCGTCGTACGGTTGAGTACTGCACTTCGATGGAGGTTCCGCCTCGGACTCCATACGCTGGCGACCTCGTCTACACCTCGTTCTCTGGTTCGCATCAGGACGCAATCCGTAAAGGGTTCGCGGTTCGGGGCAGACTTGTCAAGGAAGCCGGGAATGAGGAGGACGTTGTCTGGGAGATTCCATACCTCCCGATCGATCCGGCGGACGTTGGTCGTTCGTACGAGGCGGTAGTAAGAGTAAATTCGCAGTCCGGTAAGGGCGGGGTGGCATTCTTGATGTCCTCGGCACACAACCTGGAGTTACCGCGCCGCCTGCAGATCGATTTCTCAAAGATTGTCCAGGGGAAGACGGAGGCCCTCGGCGGAGAGGTCGATGCAGACGCGATGTGGAAGATCTTTGCCGACGAGTATTTGCCTAATGATGCCGCAGACGGGCTGGAGCCCTGGGGTCGTTTTGTTCTGGGCAAGACCTCCGTTGATGCGGACGAGGACGGAGCACATCTTCGAGCCGAGATTCGCGATCGTGGCGAAGTTGTGGAACTTCGTGCGGACGGTTCGGGCCCCATCGATGCCTTTGTAAATGCGATCCAGCAGCAGGGATATGACTTCCACATCCTTGATTACTCTGAGCACGCTATGGGCGCAGGACACGATGCCAAGGCGGCCTCGTACGTTGAGGCCGAGGTCGATGGTCAGGTTGTCTGGGGCGTAGGGATCGACCCTTCGATCGCGCGTGCGACCTACAGAGCCGTTATCTCCGCCCTCAACCGAGCACTGCGAGACGTGAACACGGTCAGAGACTAG
- a CDS encoding PhoH family protein has product MTELGSRSLTRTIEVPQDVELVSLLGPSDRVIRVIEKGFPGVSVLVHGRIISVAGSADQVGTVAKLVEELVTLARQGTILDADAVTHAVDLLRSDTLFEMAPSAATGQAFGNPRRNVKAKTPGQQNYMDALSRSQIVFGIGPAGTGKTYLAMAEAVDQLLSGQVRRVILTRPAVEAGENLGFLPGSLSDKIDPYLRPLYDALQDLLEEGSLPRLMEAGAVEVAPLAYMRGRTLNDSFVIVDEAQNTTAAQMKMLLTRLGEGSKMAVTGDVTQVDLRGDQKSGLIQAEQILRDIDGIGFQYLTSADVVRTRLVADIVDAYDEWDTRHPQNKGVASRKSGSSSRSRAAGGRR; this is encoded by the coding sequence ATGACCGAACTAGGAAGTCGTTCACTTACTCGAACCATCGAAGTACCTCAGGACGTTGAACTGGTCTCCCTCCTCGGACCCTCGGACCGGGTCATTCGGGTTATCGAGAAGGGATTCCCAGGCGTCTCGGTCCTGGTCCACGGCCGAATAATCTCTGTGGCAGGTTCTGCAGACCAGGTGGGGACTGTCGCGAAGCTGGTCGAGGAACTGGTGACGTTGGCGCGGCAGGGAACCATCCTTGACGCAGATGCAGTCACACACGCAGTTGACCTGCTTCGCAGCGATACTCTTTTTGAGATGGCGCCCAGTGCAGCCACAGGCCAGGCTTTTGGCAATCCTCGCAGAAACGTCAAGGCGAAGACCCCTGGTCAACAGAACTATATGGATGCCCTCTCACGCTCGCAGATTGTCTTTGGGATCGGGCCTGCTGGAACCGGTAAGACCTACTTGGCTATGGCCGAAGCAGTGGACCAGCTACTTTCCGGCCAGGTTCGCCGAGTGATCTTGACCAGACCCGCGGTTGAGGCCGGAGAGAATCTCGGGTTCCTGCCAGGGTCACTTTCAGACAAGATTGATCCATACCTGCGCCCCCTATACGACGCTCTACAGGATCTCCTTGAGGAGGGATCGCTCCCGCGTCTGATGGAGGCAGGAGCCGTTGAGGTCGCCCCGCTTGCTTACATGCGTGGTCGAACCCTGAACGATTCATTCGTTATCGTCGATGAGGCCCAGAACACGACCGCGGCCCAAATGAAGATGCTCCTGACACGTCTTGGTGAGGGGTCCAAGATGGCTGTCACCGGTGATGTAACCCAGGTAGATCTGCGCGGTGATCAGAAGTCTGGGCTGATCCAGGCCGAGCAGATTCTGAGGGATATTGACGGGATAGGGTTCCAGTACCTCACCAGTGCCGACGTTGTCCGCACCCGCCTGGTGGCTGACATCGTTGATGCCTATGACGAATGGGACACGCGTCATCCCCAAAACAAGGGCGTCGCTTCCAGGAAGAGTGGTTCTTCGAGTCGAAGTCGAGCCGCGGGAGGTAGGCGATGA
- a CDS encoding hemolysin family protein, whose amino-acid sequence MSGLANPGLSVVLAIVGVLLVFFSSWVTAIDIAISRMSLAYAEDLEEEGRKGASSLASALKTRREASLALLVPRDVSLGLGIFFITVPLIVQFAERGLPWWLDLILTLAIVGLVILLSLLGTAALLSGERYVWVALRGAPLANQLLRRPSRIAALSKGEERSQRRLEQRSTRLDVVEELRELVDEVTEGDPSDLDEEDREIIRSVFELGQTRVGEVMVPRGEIVSIHSDEAADDAIELFIRSGFSRIPVIGKNRDDVQGVLYFKDVVRRLREADSGDHFQASDIMRPASFVPEMKLADDELRVMQEENSHLALVVDEYGGIAGLVTAEDIIEELVGELQDEHDHTAASPEQISENVWEVPSSYSLDDLADLIDVKIDDDDVYSVGGLLAKTIGKVPLPGSTAQIGPLLIEAGDEVGRRRQVRSLTVTVTSPKNDERPDTEDTENAGGEND is encoded by the coding sequence GTGTCTGGTTTAGCAAACCCCGGACTGTCGGTTGTTCTGGCGATTGTCGGCGTCCTCCTTGTGTTCTTCTCAAGCTGGGTTACCGCAATCGACATCGCGATATCCAGGATGTCCCTGGCTTACGCAGAGGATCTCGAAGAGGAGGGACGGAAAGGGGCATCCTCGCTTGCCTCCGCCCTCAAGACCAGACGCGAAGCATCGTTGGCTCTGCTGGTTCCACGCGACGTTTCCCTCGGTTTGGGGATTTTCTTCATCACTGTGCCTCTGATCGTTCAGTTCGCTGAGCGCGGGCTGCCCTGGTGGCTTGACCTGATATTGACCCTGGCCATCGTCGGGTTGGTAATTCTGCTTTCTCTACTGGGAACTGCCGCGCTACTTAGTGGTGAACGCTACGTTTGGGTTGCTCTGCGCGGGGCACCGCTTGCGAACCAACTCCTTCGCAGACCGAGTCGGATTGCCGCCCTTTCCAAGGGAGAGGAGCGCAGTCAGCGACGTCTTGAGCAACGAAGTACCCGCCTGGATGTGGTCGAGGAACTACGCGAACTGGTTGACGAAGTCACGGAGGGTGACCCCTCTGATCTGGATGAGGAGGACCGAGAAATCATTCGTTCCGTCTTCGAACTGGGCCAAACCAGGGTCGGTGAGGTCATGGTGCCGCGTGGGGAAATCGTCTCGATTCACTCTGATGAGGCCGCAGACGATGCCATTGAGCTTTTCATCCGTTCCGGCTTTTCTCGTATCCCTGTTATTGGCAAGAACAGGGACGATGTACAGGGCGTTCTATATTTCAAGGACGTTGTTCGTCGTCTCCGTGAGGCCGATAGCGGTGATCATTTTCAAGCATCTGACATCATGCGTCCAGCTTCTTTCGTTCCCGAGATGAAGCTGGCCGATGACGAACTGCGGGTGATGCAAGAGGAGAACTCACACCTTGCCCTGGTGGTCGACGAGTATGGCGGGATCGCCGGACTGGTTACCGCTGAGGACATCATCGAGGAACTGGTCGGGGAGCTGCAGGATGAGCACGACCACACCGCCGCCTCGCCAGAGCAGATCTCCGAGAACGTGTGGGAGGTGCCCTCGTCCTATTCCCTCGATGATCTCGCGGACCTGATAGATGTCAAGATTGATGATGACGACGTCTATTCCGTGGGTGGTCTTTTAGCCAAGACGATTGGGAAGGTGCCCCTGCCCGGATCAACCGCGCAGATCGGTCCACTGCTGATCGAAGCGGGCGACGAGGTAGGACGACGCAGACAGGTACGCTCGCTCACGGTAACCGTTACCTCTCCCAAGAACGATGAGAGGCCAGATACTGAGGATACCGAGAATGCTGGGGGAGAAAATGATTGA
- the hrcA gene encoding heat-inducible transcriptional repressor HrcA has product MSASDRRLHVLQAIVVEHVQTNEPVSSKAVAEGHVTGVSSATIRADMSALERDGFIQQPHTSAGRVPTDAGYRRFVDELHAPGPISEQSRRRIEKNLGEVDAYEELVGRAVRLLARLTGQAAIAEYPDLSLAGIRQIEVIDLLASRLLVLVISTTGRIAKRQIDLGADVALTDDLVSEVSTALTELSEGKTVREVREELERVVDVARPELRAILAPVAESVRDILRPLAVSRFATSGASNLARVSGGFTDVASVLEVLEDQASLVRVLGEVHTEPLDVSIGAENRDDHLHEASLVSATYEVPETTTVHVGILGPTRMDYPRSLAAVQAVSERLTELLLGKPQSEEPQEEEPSKEETA; this is encoded by the coding sequence ATGTCCGCAAGTGATCGCAGACTGCACGTTTTGCAGGCAATTGTCGTCGAGCACGTTCAGACCAACGAACCGGTTAGCTCCAAGGCTGTCGCTGAAGGGCACGTGACGGGAGTCTCTTCTGCCACGATCCGTGCCGATATGAGCGCACTTGAGCGCGATGGGTTCATCCAGCAGCCGCATACTTCTGCTGGGCGTGTTCCAACGGATGCCGGTTACCGCCGTTTTGTCGACGAGCTTCACGCTCCTGGGCCAATCAGCGAACAGTCCAGACGGCGTATTGAAAAGAACCTCGGTGAGGTGGACGCATACGAGGAACTGGTCGGGCGGGCAGTGCGACTCTTAGCCAGGCTAACTGGGCAAGCTGCTATCGCGGAGTATCCGGACCTCTCACTTGCAGGTATCCGTCAGATAGAGGTTATCGACCTGCTTGCCAGCCGACTTCTAGTTCTGGTGATCTCGACGACGGGGCGAATTGCCAAGCGGCAGATCGACCTGGGAGCCGACGTGGCCCTGACCGATGACTTAGTATCGGAGGTTTCCACGGCCCTGACCGAACTGAGCGAGGGGAAAACCGTCCGTGAAGTACGCGAAGAGCTAGAGCGCGTGGTCGACGTTGCAAGGCCTGAGTTGCGCGCGATCCTGGCGCCGGTTGCTGAGTCGGTGCGGGACATCCTTAGGCCGCTCGCTGTCTCCCGGTTCGCTACTTCAGGGGCCTCAAACCTGGCACGTGTTAGTGGAGGCTTCACAGACGTTGCCTCCGTTCTCGAGGTTCTTGAAGATCAGGCTTCCCTAGTAAGAGTGCTCGGCGAGGTTCACACAGAACCGCTGGACGTATCGATCGGAGCTGAAAACCGAGATGACCACCTTCACGAGGCATCGCTCGTCTCGGCTACTTATGAGGTGCCGGAGACAACTACAGTCCACGTCGGAATCCTCGGACCGACGCGCATGGACTATCCGCGTTCGCTGGCGGCTGTACAAGCTGTGTCGGAGCGGTTGACCGAACTACTGTTAGGGAAGCCGCAGTCTGAAGAACCGCAAGAAGAAGAGCCATCGAAAGAGGAAACCGCGTGA